The sequence GTATAATACGCCGTGACGATAGCTTAAACGGTTGGATATTTAGCAGATAACGTGGGCTGGCAGTGATCAAATGAAAGCGATAGTTATGGCAGCGGGAAAGGGAACGAGACTGCTGCCGATTACAGCTACAAGGCCGAAACCAATGATACCGTTATTGAATGAGCCCATACTCGACCACATGATGAAAGTTCTCAGGGAGAGCGGGGTGACAGAGGCGACCGTTCTTGTCGATTATCTCTCTGACAAGATCGTCAAGCATCTCGGCGACGGAAGCAAGTATGGCATGGAAGTTCAGTACACGACGGATAACATCAAAAGGGGTACTGCCGGGGCAGTGAAATTTGCGTCAGAGAATATCTCCGAGCCGTTTCTTGTTGTGTCAGCCGATGTGCTCACAACAATTGATCTGCGTAAATTCATCGAATCCCACCATGAACATGGGGCAGCTGTATCCATGGCACTCTCGAGTGTACGCGACCCGTCACAATTTGGTGTGGCAATACTTGATGAAAACAACCGCGTAACCAGGTTTCAGGAAAAACCGAAAAGAGAAGAGGCGTTCAGCAATCTTGTAAACGCCGGAATGTATGTTTGTGCGCCTGAGGCAATGAAACTCATACCGGCAGATCGGCCATCTGATTTTTCCAGGGATCTGTTTCCGCTGATGCTGTCAAGGAACGATCGCATCTACGGTTTTACATTCGACAGTTACTGGAATGACATCGGTCTTCCGAGCACCTACTTGGGAGCCACAAGGGATCTTATTGAGGGACGCGTTGATGGCCAGGCAGCGGAGGAAAGCATATCAGACGACGAAGAAATGAAACACGGAAGGCTAGTGACTGGAAGCAATTGCTCTATCTCGGCATCCGTCCAGATTGAAGGCTTTGCGGTTCTCGGCGATAATGTGTCTGTGGGAAAAAACGTTAAGCTGTCACATTCGATAATCTATTCAAACACGCTTATAGGGGACAATTCAATTATATCGGACGCAATTGTGGGGGAGGGTGTGATCCTCGGCCGTTCTGTTACCCTCGACGAAGGAGTTGTTATAGGGGACAGGACCAGAATCGGGGAGGACAGCCGCATAGGGCACAATATAAAAATCTGGGTACGTTCAAGACTCGGTTCCGGAACAAAAATGCTGCATACGTGATAAAATGAGACTTTACTCGTGGGACAGATACGAACCTCTGAAAGTGACTAATGCGGGAATTGCCATTGGCAAGTTCTTTGGCGAAAACCAGACCATCGGCACAGGAAGGGATGGCCATCCCATATCGAGGTTTACAAGAAGATGTCTTGTCAGCGGCCTTGTGACCAAAGGAACACAAGTTCTCGACTTCAGATTGGTTCCCAGCCAGGTTCTTAGATTTGGCATCGGTAAGCAGAAACTCGACGGTGCTGTGTACGTGTCGTTTTACAGGGGAGAAGTCCAGATTCATGTGTACGACAGCGAGGGCAGGAATATGCATGCAGAAGGACTGCTCGAAATAAGAGAGCTTGCCGGGGAAACTGCAGGGGAAAGCTGCTCATCCGCCGATATCGGTTCACTGATGCAGTATACAAACGGCATAGATGACTACATAGAGCATTTGCTTCCAAAGATAAAGTCCAGGATAGCCGACAGAATGCTGATAGACACGCAGTCAGACCCGATATCACTCGTCGTTGAACCGCTAATGAAAAAATTGGGCATAGAATACAGGATTTTCAACCCTATGCTGATAGACAGTGGTGAGACAGCCAGTAAGGAAGAATTTTTCAATGAGCTGAGGAATCAGAAATACGATTGCGGGGCAATAATCGAAAGGGATGAGCTTCTCGGTGCCACTTTTATTGACAGAAACGGTTCTTCACGGCGTTTCGGCTCCTTCGAAGAGATGCTGATTAAGCTTTCCGAAAAAGAAAAATGAGATAGGATGATGCGGAAGAAATATCTTTCATTCATCTTTATTTTCCATCTGCCATGTCTGATGGGTGACGTTTCCGCATACAACGGCCAAGATTTGCTCAACGATGCGGTTTTTGAGAGTTATTTGCCGCTCATTATGTTTTTCAGAAATACGGAGCATTCTGCTGGAACGGTGCCTGTCAATCTGGCTGTATCGCCGGCGGTCACAGAAATGATGTCAAGGGGTTCATTCAGGAGAAGATTTGAAAAGTATGCAGATGATTTTGCCAGGACACTATCAGGTGACATGAAGTTCTTCGCAGAGCATGGAAAGAAACGTCTGGTCAGGGCCGCGGAGTACTGGCTCGACAGACTGGATGGGATGATTTCACTGTATAGCGACATAGACGGCGACATCGTTTCTGAGCTCGAGAAACTCGGTGGCAGAGGACTCGAGTTGATGGCTACGACAGCAACCAGCAACTGTATTCCCTTGATAAGCTCCGATGTTGAAGTCAGGGCACAGATCAGGCTTGGCTTGAAATCGTTTGAAGAGACGTTCGGATATGTCCCGCACGGCTTCTGGCTGCCTTTTGCCAGGGACATATCGGCCACCTCCCATGAAAAACGTCTTGCAGACGGTACAGAGAGGACAGACTGGGTGACGGAAATACTGGCTGATGCAGGCATAAGCTATTTTGTTGCTCAGCCTCACTGCCCGACTGCGTTGAGCATGCCGGACACTGACAGAAACACTTCAGGAGAGAAAAATACACAGTCCGAGGTGCCAAGGGGTCGTACATCAGAAACACAAATACAGGAAGTCCCACCTCGGCAAGGCGCGGGAGCAGGACGAAGATCTATCGTATCGTTTGAGGCCGACAGTGAATATGGAGATCTGATTTTCCCTGTGACAGGCTTTCGAAAGGAGGTACCCGAATATTTAAACACGGCGAGAAGGACCTTTCCGGGAGGCATCCGCTACTGGAATAACACAGATGGTTCTGACGATTTGGAGGAACGCAATGCATACGGATATGAGACGGCAGAAGCGTTGGCTTCTGAGAAGTCGGCGATTTTTCTGGATGCCGTTCGTTCAGGAGCCTTTGGAGCGGACAGGGAGCTGGCCATAGTCCCTTTTTATACGATCTTTTCGGGAGAACCATGGCATGAAGCTCCGCTATGGATC comes from Candidatus Sysuiplasma jiujiangense and encodes:
- a CDS encoding NDP-sugar synthase, whose translation is MKAIVMAAGKGTRLLPITATRPKPMIPLLNEPILDHMMKVLRESGVTEATVLVDYLSDKIVKHLGDGSKYGMEVQYTTDNIKRGTAGAVKFASENISEPFLVVSADVLTTIDLRKFIESHHEHGAAVSMALSSVRDPSQFGVAILDENNRVTRFQEKPKREEAFSNLVNAGMYVCAPEAMKLIPADRPSDFSRDLFPLMLSRNDRIYGFTFDSYWNDIGLPSTYLGATRDLIEGRVDGQAAEESISDDEEMKHGRLVTGSNCSISASVQIEGFAVLGDNVSVGKNVKLSHSIIYSNTLIGDNSIISDAIVGEGVILGRSVTLDEGVVIGDRTRIGEDSRIGHNIKIWVRSRLGSGTKMLHT
- a CDS encoding DUF1957 domain-containing protein: MGDVSAYNGQDLLNDAVFESYLPLIMFFRNTEHSAGTVPVNLAVSPAVTEMMSRGSFRRRFEKYADDFARTLSGDMKFFAEHGKKRLVRAAEYWLDRLDGMISLYSDIDGDIVSELEKLGGRGLELMATTATSNCIPLISSDVEVRAQIRLGLKSFEETFGYVPHGFWLPFARDISATSHEKRLADGTERTDWVTEILADAGISYFVAQPHCPTALSMPDTDRNTSGEKNTQSEVPRGRTSETQIQEVPPRQGAGAGRRSIVSFEADSEYGDLIFPVTGFRKEVPEYLNTARRTFPGGIRYWNNTDGSDDLEERNAYGYETAEALASEKSAIFLDAVRSGAFGADRELAIVPFYTIFSGEPWHEAPLWIEKLFLNIDASGVKPTTVSDYLKMSKPAMTDSKADIVRYGEYAFSMLYNVNSEQILRRLHETEARFETVLTEECGSGGTELSRRVLKQMARELLILQSSDLQLLISENRHREYANRTVLHHLEQFDRLAEMWKSAYISGDMAKELEMIERNDDLFSSIDLSMWKQ